The Lujinxingia sediminis genome contains a region encoding:
- a CDS encoding type IV pilin protein, whose product MLMKLRTNKKGFTLVELMIVVAIIGILAALAIPAFIKYINRSKTAEAANILSNVSGAAKGYFEGDQTYSLATTGDQPWHVASTGGAVADRATRPGMPVELTDKVFPGGSAGSFITHDEFPIGGAKGVPDTDNSAALNTAALHKLNLVLEEPTYFGYHIQSTGTGGDATFQVAACHDFTGTTAATTTCTEAITDTHAVILDCEADIEDGTNLGSTCFPPYTLNEFK is encoded by the coding sequence ATGTTGATGAAACTCCGCACCAACAAAAAAGGCTTCACCCTCGTTGAGCTGATGATCGTCGTCGCGATCATCGGTATCCTCGCCGCCCTCGCCATCCCGGCCTTCATCAAGTACATCAACCGCTCCAAGACCGCTGAGGCTGCCAACATCCTCTCCAACGTCTCCGGTGCGGCCAAAGGCTACTTTGAAGGCGACCAGACCTACTCGCTGGCAACTACGGGTGACCAGCCCTGGCACGTCGCTTCCACCGGTGGTGCTGTAGCCGATCGCGCGACCCGCCCCGGCATGCCGGTCGAACTCACTGACAAGGTATTCCCGGGTGGTTCCGCTGGCAGCTTCATTACCCATGACGAGTTCCCGATTGGAGGCGCCAAGGGGGTCCCGGACACCGACAACAGCGCTGCGCTCAACACTGCCGCCCTGCACAAGCTGAACCTGGTGCTCGAAGAGCCGACCTACTTCGGCTACCACATCCAGAGCACCGGCACCGGCGGCGACGCCACCTTCCAGGTCGCGGCCTGCCATGACTTCACCGGTACCACTGCGGCGACCACCACCTGCACCGAAGCCATCACCGACACGCACGCCGTCATCCTCGACTGCGAAGCCGACATCGAAGACGGCACCAACCTCGGCTCGACCTGCTTCCCCCCCTACACCCTCAACGAGTTCAAGTAA